The sequence below is a genomic window from Carassius auratus strain Wakin chromosome 42, ASM336829v1, whole genome shotgun sequence.
aattagattaatttaactatttttattgattaaaattgtatttgtcaTTTCATTTTTAGATTGTCTTTCCTGCAAAATTAGACCGAAGGTAATTTTGTGTTACAGCATTTGCATCAGGAGTATTTCTAGGATGCTTTAAAAGGATCCCAGAACAGCAGAGATGTTTAAAGAGGAACCCACCGTCCACAGGGTTGACGGCGACGGCGGCTGTGCTGCCCGCGATGCAGCCCGACGTGAAGGAGACGTAGAAGGGAGCGGGACCCTCGGCTCCTCTCTTCCCCAGATCATTCAGATTAGCAAACAGAGGGAAATAAATGATAGAGAAGGGGACGTCCCTGAAGGGAGAGAAAACACGAGGCTGAGATTCTCTGAGAGTCAGCGCTCTGAAGACTCTGGTGTTATTTCCCAAACCTCAGCAGCGTGGCTCCCAGACCCTTGTAAAGACCCGAGATGCCCTTTtccttcagtaactgtctggtgaGTTGCACAGCTGTGGGGGACTTCAGCTCCACGGGGCCCTCGGGGGTCACAGCCTGCGGCATGAGCTTCCTCTGAgccgctacacacacacacacacacacacacacacacagcacattaCAGTGTCAGACATAAACGAGCCCTCACAATTCAACTATACTGATAAAGCCTAATCTGCATCACACTTAAGTATTCTACTCTTAACAACTTTTTTTGTAAGCATCTATTTGGCAGATTTTAACATGAGTAAACTTATGTAGACCCTTATGTagaataacaatgtttttttttttttgcatattaattaCTCAGTACCACTGACAATGACTTaacattcaatatttaaaaataataacattaaaaaatctgtataatatttatactgaataaataatattcacCTTAAAAAAATTCAGTACTGTTGACAGTTACTTAAtattcagtatttaatttttttaattgaaaacatatttaatatgtaacaTGTGGTATCtaaaagaaattgaaaaaaatatatatatattttatatgcattatttgttatatttatatctaatacattttaagttgaacacaaattataaaaacaatgtttttagttGTTTTGCATATTAATTACTCAGTACCACTGACAACGACTTAATatacaatgtttaaaaataataacattaaaaaaatgtataatatttatactgaataaataatagtcacctttaaaaaaaattcaataatctTGACTATTACTTAATATTCACTATTACTTAATATGTAACATGTggtatttaaaagaaataaaaatatactaaaataaaaaattattatattcaatatgcattatttgttatatttatatgtaatatattttaagtaaaaaacgaatactgaaataatataatatttatgtattaaataaatattcagcatttttttttccaatgaaaaATTCAGTTCTGCTGAATGACAATGACTTaatattaactatttaaaaaagaaaacaaaatatttcacataaaaacaaatctaaaaaggaaataaaaaactatataatatttaatatactaaataaataatattcagcTTTTCAGTAATATTTAGTATTGCTGAAAAATGACTTAatattcagtatttaaaaaatatatatattgacaaaatatttctatatttaaaattattaactatttaaaatgtaatttttttatattctatattaaaaaaagactaacaaaaaaacaatataatattaaatacatagcCATCCTGATTAATACATTGATCTATTATTGCAGACAATACCACAgacataatattttataacaacatttaacttttccaaGACTACTATATGTATAAGTGGTACACAAATAAATGAACTGCTCAATGTACAGAAATGCCAGATCTGACAGTAatgcagagagagagatgtgaccACAAGGTGTCAGTGcttcctctctcctctctgtcCTTCATTCCTTCCTCTTCTAGTCGAGATTCTTACCGACTCTTCCTGCATCTTGCAGCTGAATCTTTAGCATCTCCATCGGTGTTGTGACGATGACCtgcaacacaacacaaacatgGTCAGAGGAAACCTCAGAACCAATGAAAACCAGAACAAGCTCATTTAAAGGGCCACACGCGTGTTTAAATAAACTATGATGAGTATGAAGTCACAGGATTGTGACTTCAGATGGTTAAActgcatatatacatatttatatataaaatattaaaatatataacacaaaaaaaatattttatattctctctctctctctctctctctctctctatatatatatacagtatatgtatgtgtatgtatatatagaatagaaagataaaatataaatacattacatGAAAAATGTTTAAGATGAAGTATTATTACTaaaactttatacattttttatattgctttaatatatgcatatatgtaatgaaataaagatcatacataaatatattaaatgaaaattggCAATTACCTAACATAAGTTTAAGATGAAgtactaagttactaaaactgCATAAAGATAAATGacagctaaatagaaatatataaatatgacaaaatcacAACAAGATAAAATGAATAGAAGATAAGTAAAATGAAttgaagcttaaaaaaaaaaccaattcaaaatattactaatataaagcaagtatatgtgttttttattttttatatctttggCTTTTCATCCAACATATATTAATGCAACATCTCAAAATCCAAGGAACTTGTGATCGTTCCTGCAGATGACTTCTGtataaatgtggtattttagGATGGTATTGTGGAAGAACATGCACATTAATGAATCGACCAGCATGAAAACCCcagtgtaaaatataatttaaaaacactgcatgacccaaatgtaaatgcaaatgtcctGTTTATTTAGACAGGACAGCAATGAACAGAGCATAATACGAActgtaaataacaacaataacttaTAGCAACTTTATAGCACCTTTAAAAAAACAGGTTTGCAaagtaattcacaaaataattaataagagACACAAATGCCATAAAACCATAAGAGGTGGACCGCCCAATACAAGAACCCAACGAcataagtttaaaatattctggCTGACCCCCCAGCGTGAGTTTTTCAAAGCGACCGTTATTAATGTGTCACTTTATGGTTTCCATGGTGACgtgtcattgcttgtcacgtgacgcaccgcagcaacaacagagctgaatgaatgatgatctgcttttaggtaatttttccttttttattcaaaatattcaaaaaatttttagatatggcatgaaatatctgattttacgattgtcaaatatatgcaagtggaagtgttttgtcgtttaaacacctttataaccaTCGCGTTAATTGAGCtatcttagtttgtgccgcagatgCAGTTCAGAatcggatctgttggatttacaacacgtgaattcatccacttctcccaaaatacataaaagtaagtggctaggtgaactgggagaagaatagagtaaacgTTAAAGTTACTTaaacaatgtgtatctgatatgaataaaacaaattataatggaaaggattattattgcctcttcctttgacatcagtgtgtattttacaaactctaaatgtattgtttttttgtttttgtttttaatagtactcatatgtctgaaacctaaaataaacattatgtggctGAAAACGCTGAAAAGTTGTGATATGacctgtctctggctcagtgccagccaacgcgAAAGCACATTTGAATTTAGCAGTTGATCACGTGATGCACTGACCGTTctcgcacgtacgatcacacattcacacatgtgATTAGAACGGTCAGTGCATCACGTGATCAACTGCAAGAAGaagaatgtatttatgtaaattcaaaaatattttatatgtgaaatgtcagtttttttttttttgttttttttttggcggcaCCCCTGACACAGTCAGGGGGCACCCCAGTGTGCCTCGAGAAAGGCTGTCTTAGACCATTACAGACCCAATGATCTGCCTGCTGCTGAATGAGACTGACCTGACAGGTCCCCGCGCCGCAGCCGGCCAGCATCTCTCGCACCAGAGTGAGCTTCTGCCTGAGGGAACGAGAGGTGAAGCGTCATCAGCACACACACCCAGGGTCCTCAATAACTCACACTTGGACTCGGCGGTCAATAACTCACCGGTGCTATTTctggttgccatggaaacggtgCCAGGCAAGGCATTGTGGGTATTGTCTGTGTGCTTCCACCCTCATTGAATATGAATGTGGGTCTGGTAACGTGATGCTGTGTGCTGAACTGATTGAGATGTTTGATAGTGTCAGTGTGTCACTACTGTGGCTGTAGAAGACGataacagcagtgtgtgtgtaagaggatgtgtctgtgtgtaaagaaataaatatgtgtgtgtgtgcatattaatatatatatatatatatatatatatatatatatatatatatatatataatataattcaatataattataaagtacaaaataaattaataaaaaataaagtataaataaatatacgtgtgtgtgtgtgtgtgtgtacgaaaGGGCAAAAATATATGGAATTTAACAAAATATGTTCTatatataataagtataatataatcctataatataatgcatatagaaataaatattatatcctaactataatttataataattaatttcatttaaatattgataaaataataataacaaaataaaaattatacataaaacataccaatacaattttattagcatgttattttattatgttctATGTGTATTACTAGATGAAAAacgtaatattataaatgtttgtgGACATGTTGAAGGCTGGGAATGAACCCAAGCAGTGTGTCGGGCcagacgatgtgtgtgtgtgtgtgtgtgtttatgtctcaCCCGTCCTTAGAGAGGTGAAATCTGAAGAAATCATTTGCTGCAAGCTTGATGGCTTTCTCTGGCGTGACGAGAGTTAAGTTGACCGCCGCACctgagagagagaagagcagaCATTCTCAGTCTTCACAGGAAATAATCATCTCTCAGCTCACAGTTAACTAGTCTAAGTTTGACAGACCTCTGTACATGCCAAAGTATCCTTCTGACCGGATGGTCTTGACGAGGCAGTCGGACCTGCAGAGCACAGTGTGTAATGTGATTAGATGTGGAGCTAGTGAACACACTCGACTCGTCTGTTTGAGCACTCACATGCTGGTGTAGAGGCGCGATCCATTCTGCTGGTTCTGGAGACGGGTTTTGGCCAGATCGATGGGAAACACGCAGGTAACGCCGATCAGTCCCGCCAGACCGCCGTTTATTAGCTTGCCAGGCAAACTGGAGCGACGCATGAGAGGAGACGAGTTATAGAAGAGACGCCGCTAGGGCTTCAGGATGCtgttgctaaagtgttctgggGTCAGAAGAGTTCAACACCAAGTCCAAACTCACCTGATCTGTTTGTCAGCCATTTATCTGGCTCCCTGTGcgtcctcagtgtgtgtgtgtaaggcgtCAGAGTGCACGTCTTTGCAGATTTTCTGGTTTTGGGATCTCAGTCCATTCACCCTCCTCTGGCAGATCtctgaaagacacacacacacacacacacagagagagagagagaggacattaGTGTGTTTCTGATAAAGGTGCCATCTCTCACTGACTCTAGAAATTCCTCACGCTGGACTCACTCTTTCCTTTCCTTCCTCCTCTCGCCTCATCTCTCCATCTCTTATGTTTATTCCGATCACATGTTGCCGGATGCACG
It includes:
- the LOC113060349 gene encoding mitochondrial glutamate carrier 1-like gives rise to the protein MADKQISLPGKLINGGLAGLIGVTCVFPIDLAKTRLQNQQNGSRLYTSMSDCLVKTIRSEGYFGMYRGAAVNLTLVTPEKAIKLAANDFFRFHLSKDGQKLTLVREMLAGCGAGTCQVIVTTPMEMLKIQLQDAGRVAAQRKLMPQAVTPEGPVELKSPTAVQLTRQLLKEKGISGLYKGLGATLLRDVPFSIIYFPLFANLNDLGKRGAEGPAPFYVSFTSGCIAGSTAAVAVNPVDVIKTRLQTITRGTQEDTYSGVTDCIRKILRHEGPAAFLKGAYCRALVIAPLFGIAQVVYFFGVGEYILSYLPKRNN